A single region of the Shinella sp. PSBB067 genome encodes:
- a CDS encoding thiamine pyrophosphate-binding protein — MKLTGGQVVAKALKEYGVEYVAGVPGHGIWSLFDAFLQEGSEIPFIQVMHEQSAVHMADGYYRASGKPMACSTSVGPGAANTIIGLATAYCDSTALFYVSGSPQTYMHGHGTMQELERQQDNAFPRITEQVTKRAWQANSVQVLPSIMHRAFSELLTGRPGPVHVEVPMDVQVEAADVTIHPLGKRLPVGVAYPDPKAVEAALKVLLAAERPVIVAGGGAITANASAELTRLAEKLGAAVSITWNGKGAISEDHALFIGAVGQTGTTCGNRITASADVVVSVGCRFTDWSASSYAKGVSFSIPSAKLIHIDLDPREIGKNYETEVGIVADARVTLEALLSLISDTDSQKMLARREPFLADVQKAKADWRAQVEPRENSRETPFTSQRPLVALRKVLDRDGIVVVGSGNTQGSVKQSFPVYEPRTHLTSGSYSPMGWAVPAAMGAKLACPDRQVVAIVGDGDFMMSLPEMGTAVMNGINVVFLVLNNQGYMSIRGGMRKFMGRHIASEFNHHAGNGAPYSADIAASAKAFGLQAWKVEKDEDLESSLKAALECGGPALVEVIVSRDAAGPFATGWWDFPSPAYYEKEQAAYAEMRAREQHL; from the coding sequence ATGAAACTGACAGGTGGCCAAGTCGTCGCGAAAGCGTTGAAGGAATACGGCGTCGAATATGTGGCGGGCGTGCCGGGCCACGGTATCTGGTCGCTGTTCGACGCCTTCCTGCAGGAAGGCTCGGAAATCCCCTTCATCCAGGTGATGCACGAGCAGAGCGCGGTTCACATGGCCGACGGCTACTATCGCGCCTCCGGCAAGCCGATGGCCTGCTCGACCTCGGTCGGCCCGGGCGCGGCCAACACCATCATCGGCCTCGCGACCGCCTACTGCGATTCCACCGCGCTCTTCTACGTCTCCGGCTCGCCCCAGACCTACATGCACGGCCACGGCACCATGCAGGAACTGGAGCGCCAGCAGGACAACGCCTTCCCGCGCATCACCGAGCAGGTGACCAAGCGCGCCTGGCAGGCCAATTCGGTGCAGGTCCTCCCAAGCATCATGCACCGCGCCTTCAGCGAACTGCTGACGGGCCGCCCGGGTCCGGTTCATGTCGAGGTCCCGATGGACGTCCAGGTCGAGGCGGCGGATGTCACCATCCATCCGCTCGGCAAGCGTCTGCCGGTCGGCGTCGCCTATCCGGACCCGAAGGCCGTTGAGGCGGCGCTGAAGGTTCTTCTTGCCGCCGAACGCCCGGTCATCGTCGCCGGCGGCGGCGCGATCACGGCCAACGCCTCGGCCGAACTGACGCGCCTTGCCGAAAAGCTCGGCGCTGCCGTCTCCATCACCTGGAACGGCAAGGGCGCGATTTCGGAAGATCATGCCCTGTTCATCGGCGCCGTCGGCCAGACCGGCACGACCTGCGGCAACAGGATCACCGCGTCGGCCGACGTCGTCGTCTCGGTCGGCTGCCGCTTCACCGACTGGTCGGCCTCGTCCTATGCCAAGGGCGTCTCCTTCTCGATCCCCTCGGCCAAGCTGATCCATATCGACCTCGACCCGCGCGAGATCGGCAAGAACTACGAGACCGAGGTCGGCATCGTCGCCGACGCCAGGGTGACGCTGGAGGCGCTGCTCTCGCTGATTTCGGACACGGACTCGCAGAAGATGCTCGCCCGCCGCGAACCGTTCCTCGCCGACGTGCAGAAGGCCAAGGCCGACTGGCGCGCCCAGGTCGAGCCGCGCGAGAACAGCCGCGAGACGCCCTTCACCTCGCAGCGCCCGCTGGTGGCGCTGCGCAAGGTGCTCGACCGCGACGGCATCGTCGTCGTCGGCTCGGGCAACACGCAGGGCTCGGTCAAGCAGAGCTTCCCGGTCTACGAGCCGCGCACGCACCTGACCTCCGGCTCCTATTCGCCGATGGGCTGGGCGGTGCCGGCGGCCATGGGCGCCAAGCTCGCCTGCCCGGACCGGCAGGTCGTGGCCATCGTCGGCGACGGCGACTTCATGATGTCGTTGCCCGAGATGGGCACGGCGGTCATGAACGGCATCAATGTCGTCTTCCTGGTGCTGAACAACCAGGGCTACATGTCGATCCGCGGCGGCATGCGCAAGTTCATGGGCCGCCATATCGCCTCCGAGTTCAACCATCACGCCGGCAACGGCGCGCCCTATTCGGCCGACATCGCCGCTTCCGCCAAGGCCTTCGGCCTCCAGGCCTGGAAGGTCGAGAAGGACGAGGACCTCGAGAGCAGCCTGAAGGCAGCGCTCGAATGCGGCGGCCCGGCCCTCGTCGAGGTCATCGTCTCGCGTGACGCCGCCGGCCCGTTCGCCACCGGCTGGTGGGACTTCCCGTCGCCGGCCTACTACGAGAAGGAACAGGCGGCCTACGCCGAGATGCGCGCCCGCGAACAGCACCTCTGA